In one Corythoichthys intestinalis isolate RoL2023-P3 chromosome 16, ASM3026506v1, whole genome shotgun sequence genomic region, the following are encoded:
- the s1pr5a gene encoding sphingosine 1-phosphate receptor 5a produces MATDSFHGAHAAAGPSEMGMSPSTGNLLRMFQEYQSNAVILEHYNFTGKLKENKYKEGLKPEAIAFLLVCLLIILENAVVLAAIWKNKKFHLPMYYLLGNLTLSDLLAGFTYMVNLITSGANTLNMTPVLWFLREGGVFIMLAASVISLLAIAIERHVTMVRMKPYQGDKQGRMFALIGASWVLSVLLGVLPVLGWNCMGRLNQCSTVLPLYAKSYILFCVTVFIAILMSIVVLYVRIFRIVKSNTQRLGSGPQRKGLYRKSQKYMALLKTVTIVLGVFIACWLPLFILLLLDFFCPTKSCQVLFKADYFLGIAMFNSLLNPIIYTLTSKDMRRAILRLLCSSCLLTKDGQVKKIGMPFLECSTSKTDAASHRLEGVETTVSSGNFTPSTIKAIFPKLSKT; encoded by the coding sequence ATGGCAACAGATTCTTTCCACGGCGCTCATGCTGCAGCAGGTCCATCCGAAATGGGCATGTCCCCTTCAACAGGAAACCTGCTTCGGATGTTTCAGGAATACCAGAGCAACGCTGTCATCCTCGAGCATTACAACTTCACGGGAAAGCTGAAGGAGAACAAATACAAAGAAGGACTCAAGCCGGAGGCAATTGCCTTTCTTCTGGTCTGCCTGCTTATCATTTTAGAGAATGCGGTGGTGCTCGCAGCCATCTGGAAGAACAAAAAATTCCATCTGCCGATGTACTATTTGTTGGGCAACTTGACTCTCTCGGACCTGCTGGCAGGTTTCACCTACATGGTGAACTTGATAACGTCTGGTGCCAACACATTAAACATGACCCCTGTGTTGTGGTTTCTAAGAGAAGGAGGGGTTTTCATCATGCTGGCCGCATCCGTCATCAGTCTCCTGGCCATCGCTATCGAGCGTCATGTTACCATGGTGAGGATGAAGCCTTACCAGGGCGACAAGCAAGGCCGAATGTTCGCCCTGATCGGCGCCAGCTGGGTACTGTCAGTGCTGCTGGGCGTTCTACCTGTTCTAGGTTGGAACTGTATGGGTCGGCTGAACCAGTGCTCCACCGTCCTTCCGCTCTACGCCAAGAGTTACATCCTCTTCTGCGTCACCGTATTTATCGCCATCCTAATGTCAATCGTGGTTCTCTACGTGCGCATTTTTCGCATTGTGAAGTCCAACACCCAGCGTCTTGGCTCAGGCCCGCAAAGAAAAGGCCTGTACCGGAAGTCGCAGAAGTACATGGCCCTGCTAAAGACTGTCACTATAGTTCTGGGAGTCTTCATTGCATGCTGGCTGCCCCTCTTCATCCTCCTGTTGCTCGACTTCTTCTGCCCGACTAAAAGCTGTCAAGTGCTTTTCAAGGCTGACTACTTCCTGGGAATCGCCATGTTCAACTCCCTTCTAAATCCCATCATCTACACTTTGACAAGCAAGGACATGAGGAGGGCCATCCTCAGGCTGCTTTGCAGTAGCTGCCTTTTAACTAAAGATGGACAAGTGAAAAAGATCGGGATGCCCTTCCTGGAGTGCAGCACCAGTAAGACGGACGCTGCCTCACATAGATTGGAGGGAGTGGAAACCACTGTGTCTTCTGGAAATTTTACACCTTCTACGATAAAAGCTATCTTTCCTAAACTCTCCAAGACATGA